One segment of Marvinbryantia formatexigens DSM 14469 DNA contains the following:
- a CDS encoding Mini-ribonuclease 3, with protein MEESVDFLAYLEEKLELPEVDLREYSPLVLAYIGDDIFDLVIRTMLVRQHNCQVQKLHKKASMLVKASAQAEMIEEIMPLLTEEELAIYRRGHNAKPHTKAKNATHSDYHKATGLEALMGYLYLKKDMRRIVDLMRAGLQTEKGGPEAGPDGGTE; from the coding sequence ATGGAAGAGAGCGTAGATTTTCTTGCGTATCTTGAAGAAAAATTAGAGCTGCCGGAGGTGGATCTGCGGGAATATTCCCCGCTGGTGCTGGCATATATCGGGGATGATATTTTTGATCTGGTTATCCGCACGATGCTTGTCCGTCAGCATAACTGCCAGGTGCAGAAGCTGCACAAAAAGGCAAGTATGCTGGTGAAAGCCTCCGCCCAGGCGGAAATGATCGAGGAAATCATGCCGCTTCTGACAGAGGAGGAGCTTGCCATTTACCGGCGGGGACACAATGCAAAGCCGCACACAAAGGCGAAAAACGCCACCCATTCCGATTACCACAAAGCGACCGGGCTGGAGGCGCTGATGGGGTATCTGTATCTGAAAAAGGATATGAGACGGATTGTGGACCTTATGCGGGCGGGACTGCAGACAGAAAAGGGCGGTCCGGAAGCAGGTCCGGATGGCGGCACAGAGTAG
- the rlmB gene encoding 23S rRNA (guanosine(2251)-2'-O)-methyltransferase RlmB, translated as MRYEELTIEGRNAVIEAFRSGKTIDKLFVLDGCQDGPVRTIIREAKKHDTLLQFVTKERLDQMSETGSHQGVIAYAAAYEYAEVDDILKIAEEKGEAPFLILLDGIEDPHNLGAIIRTANLAGAHGVIIPKRRAAGLTATVAKTSAGALNYTPVAKVTNLAKTIEELKQKGIWFVCADMNGTPMYDLDLKGPIGLVIGSEGEGVSRLVKEKCDFTASIPMKGDIDSLNASVAAGVMAYEIVRQRR; from the coding sequence ATGAGATATGAAGAACTGACGATAGAGGGAAGAAATGCGGTGATTGAGGCGTTCCGTTCCGGGAAAACCATTGACAAGCTGTTCGTGCTGGACGGCTGCCAGGACGGTCCGGTGCGCACGATTATCCGGGAAGCGAAGAAGCATGACACCCTTCTGCAATTTGTGACGAAAGAGCGTCTGGACCAGATGAGTGAGACAGGCAGTCACCAGGGTGTGATTGCTTATGCGGCCGCGTATGAATATGCGGAAGTGGATGATATTCTGAAAATCGCAGAGGAAAAAGGCGAGGCGCCATTTCTGATCCTGCTGGACGGCATCGAGGATCCGCACAATCTGGGCGCGATTATCCGAACGGCAAATCTGGCGGGCGCACACGGCGTGATTATTCCAAAGCGTCGGGCTGCCGGGCTGACGGCGACCGTGGCGAAAACCTCGGCGGGAGCCTTAAACTATACGCCGGTGGCGAAGGTGACTAACCTTGCCAAAACCATTGAGGAGCTGAAACAGAAGGGCATCTGGTTCGTGTGTGCCGATATGAACGGCACGCCGATGTATGATCTGGACTTAAAGGGTCCCATCGGGCTTGTGATCGGCAGCGAAGGCGAGGGCGTCAGCCGTCTTGTGAAAGAAAAATGCGATTTCACAGCCTCCATACCGATGAAGGGAGACATCGACTCCCTCAACGCATCGGTGGCGGCTGGCGTGATGGCATACGAGATCGTCCGCCAGAGACGATAA